In Alteromonas macleodii, the sequence TGGCGGCTGCGGTCGCCAAACACGTAGGTGCCCGTCACGTAGTGATTACTGATATCAACCCGTATCGCCTTGAGCTTGCTGAAAAGATGGGGGCTACGCGTGCTGTTGATGTAAGTAAAGAAAACTTACAAGACGTTATGGACGAACTGGGTATGTCAGAGGGCTTTGATGTGGGCCTTGAGATGTCTGGTGTGCCGGTAGCCTTCAGAGACATGCTCGACAAGATGAATCACGGCGGCAAAGTGGCTATGCTGGGTATTCCTCCGCAAGACGTTGCTGTCGACTGGAACCAAGTTATTTTCAAAGGTTTGGTGATAAAAGGCATTTATGGCCGAGAAATGTTCGAGACCTGGTACAAAATGGCGAGCTTACTACAAAGCGGTCTGGACCTTTCACCCATCATCACCCATACCTTTTCCATTGATGACTTTCAGAAAGGGTTTGATACCATGGGGTCAGGACACTCAGGTAAAGTTATTTTGGATTGGCAATAATGACAACATTCTCACACATTAGCGTAAACGACGTGGCTAACTTTCAAGGCGACGTAACAATTGTGGATATTCGCGATCCTCAATCGTTTGCTAATGGCCATATGCCTAATGCGGCACCGCTTAACAACGATAACTTTGGAGCGTTTATTGACCAAACACCCAAAGATATTCCAGTTGTTGTAGTGTGTTACCACGGCGTAAGCAGCCAACAGGCTGCGCAAGTG encodes:
- the glpE gene encoding thiosulfate sulfurtransferase GlpE gives rise to the protein MTTFSHISVNDVANFQGDVTIVDIRDPQSFANGHMPNAAPLNNDNFGAFIDQTPKDIPVVVVCYHGVSSQQAAQVIAQQGFETVYSMDGGFEAWRQANPVVTE